atgaaactttaaaatttatttttgagctGTATAAAATAGCTTATAAATTGTTGACTGCTGTATGAAGAGGACTTCATGGACTcgtgtgtgtatatgtacatacaaGCTTTCTGTGAAAGATCATTTAATAGAGAAGTTTGTTAAATTGTTTTGTAATGCTTCTGCTGAGCcattcagaggaaaataaagggcTGCTTGAAAATTACTCCAGCTTAGGATCTGTTGCAGTGTTCACTGCTGGGGAAAGCCATCGATAAAGCATGTAGTGAGGGACTAGAATTGTCAGATGATGAATGCAAATGTAGAAGACTTCAACAAGTGTGTGCAGCcctctttcatatttttaatagccTCCTGTACAATTTCACTAACTGGTTACAAGGAACTTCACAAGGCAGAGTTTCTGTAGAGTGTCTCTATATACGGAATGTATCtgacagctggagaaaaaacagtACTTCATTGCTGAGATCTGGCACCAGTCAAATGGAAATAACGGTCAATATTTACAAACTTTAACATTCATCCAAACCCGGGTGAAATCTCTGTTGGACAGGTGAAGGTCATACGATTTTCTGAAAGCAACTTGATGAAAGGTCTTTttatgggagagaaaaagaaagatgtgctGCTTGGGATGCTGGGATTAAGCATCAAATCGTACCTTTAGATCGTAACACTTGATAAGTTTTCTTATCCATTACAAATCTCTACTAGCTACCTCGTTTGGCATTCTTACTCTATTTATAATAACCAAGCACTTTATAGCTCAGTAAAGAATGGAAAGTAGCTATAAAGAATAACTTGTAGTGTTTTGGTATAAGAAATACTTTGTCAAAATTAGTTCTGAGATCAGTTTCATCATGTAGTGTCCTGCACTGAGAGGGCATCTGATGATAACAATGTACATAAATTTTTAATCTAGTTGTAATGTAAAGGAAATGTCTTTAAGGGAGTGATTTACGAAGAGTTCAGCATGCCTTGGTGTCAACCATATAATGATTCAGTGTGCTGTTTATAACTCCTTAGtcattgaaaatataaaagcaaataaagtatTCTGTAgtgtatctttatttttaatctatgcGTGGGATGTCAAAAATTGTCTTGTGGACGGGACGTGCTTTTATGAGcctataaatatttaagtatatgAGGATCTGCACCCAAGTGGAACATGTTGCATGTAAATTGTCTTCTAAGTTCTTAAattttggtatttaaaaaattttGCTAGGTTGAAAGCAACATATTAATATTAAGCTCTAATACAGAGCATAACATTTTGAATGCAATGCAAAATgtattggttttgtttattataACACTATTCCAGATTCACAAGAGAAATCCATCATATGGTAGGGGGAAGGAGGACAAGGGCTAATCATGAGCTCtggtatatattttatacactTAATATGCATACATCCAAATATTCTGGGTTGGTTTCTAGCATGCTTGTAccaaacagtgttttctttaatatatatatggataCCTATATATGGAGAATAATTTAACATGTAAGCACAGTTAAACtgatacaaaaacaaattacGATCTGTTGGGAACAAATGAGTTATCATTTAAGCATGAGTAATGGAGTCTGTACTTCAAAAATGTTCATATAATCTTGTgtctaaaaagaaatttgataAATATGGTATAGCTAATTTATACACAGAGCAAGGATGAAGAGTGAAAATTCTGCTGGACTCATTTCTGGAAAGTCATGACAATCTGGTTTGCAGTAAAGACTAATACTGTCACAAAATATTAGGATCacattattaaattaaaatagtaatGTGGCCTGATTGTAGTAGCAATCCTTATCGCTGcacaaaaactttaaaaatgcaatataatAATTCTGAAGGTTGACTATAAATGTAATCAGTTGTAGTAAAGTGAATGATTAAATATTATGggtttaaatttactttttactgtaaaagttctgaatttttgtttgcatttcagtgatATTGTagagcacttcttttttttgtttgaacaaTTTAGGAGCTCGCATGAAGTTaaatcagctgttttttttttcctttgatataTGCAATAATGTCGATGAGCAATAAATTGCATGTTGTATGCAAGGTATTGGTACTttgtaataaatgaaagaaacagtttcttattttgtgatttgtttttttcttactatgGTAGTAGTTTATGTACCTATAGTAATAAATGGATCATAAAAGGACAATTTACCTAGGGTTCAGTTCAGAAGCAGCTGGCTCGTTAGGGTATCGTGAAACTGTGTGCTGCGTCTTCATTTCTTTAGAAGAATGTGGGGAGTGAGTACAAGCTCTGAGCCAGACTGGCTGGACTTCTGAAGGGTAAAATTCTGTGTAGGACCTCACTGGGGCCAGGAACGTAACTTGAAATTATGTTGCGTATTTGAGGAAAAACTTACCTTTATATCAGGTAGTATAATTGTATTGTACTGTACTGTAGTACCACGTTTCAGGACATAAACCAAACActtttctgcaggctgctgggatAAAGAGCTACTGCCATCTGTGTATTATAGATGTGATGCATTGCACAGTCCTTTCCTGAATACTCATACAAGCAATTAAGCTCCTTAATATGGCAGTTctagattttgtgtgtgtgcccaTGAACCATTAATTGCATAGTAAAGCTTGGAGCTTTCTCTTAGCATGTTCAGAGGAAGTTGCTGTTTTATATCTTAGCCATTGACTTCCAAACACAAGAATTGCTTGTGTTTCTCTAAGCTTTCTGTTGTATTACGCAGTGGTTAAGTTACTAGAAGAAGATAAGCAGTGCAGTGTTTtttactcccccccccccccccccccccatattcTAAGGGGAATTTTGTGCCATTTGTAAATTATATTCTCAGAGTACTAATTTTGCACTGTTAGTGTAGAAAATTACTCATTAACTAGTTGGTCTGTCTGAAAGTGACTCAGGCTGGGAATATCTGGAAACCTTATTTGGGGTCAGATGCTATATAGGTCAGATTTCCAACTGCTTGAGAACAGACAAGGGGGGCTTGGTGGGAGGCTTTAGTTTGGCACCGGATGGCTTTTACCACTGAATGGTAGAAAGGAAGGACTGAACATGGCTGGGAACAAGGAATGCCTTTTTCTGAGCCATTCTTAACTTGAAAAATTCAACAAATCTTGCCTGAAGTCTGAGAAACCTCTCCTAAGATACAGAAAGTGTATTGTGTATCCACTTCTATGTAATGTTTTGGGGCATAGctgctcttcattttctccctcgtgtgttttttttttttttcttcagtcttttgtGTTCTTGCTGAAAGctatcttttgttttcagtacttGTATTGGTGTGATACTTCTGAattagtttattattttattgtcttaAATTTCACTGTGGGTATCTAATTTTTTAGATGGTGGACTTCTGTTGTGAGTATATTCtggttttgctctgcttttctgaagttgAGTCCACAGCGTAATATACTTAGAGTGTATGCTTCACTGAGGTTGTGATCCTGCTTGAGTGTGATGGTGGAAACTGGGGAGACAGCGACTTACTGATGTCAGCAACACACTGTACTTTGAGAGAAGTGGAGAGTCCGTGGAGAAATGTGCTTTATGGTAGAGTCCTTCTGCCACTAACCTGAAATGTTTGGGAGCAAAGATGTCACTTAGTCTACAAGAGGCTCTTATTCAGCTGCCTTGTGAAGTGCAGCACGGGAAGACCGAAATCTAGTTCAGTGCTGTTTACACAGCTGTTACTGAGCGGTTTCAGCAAAGCCAAAACTCAGATAGCATCAGaggtaaaaaataatgtttttgaagGCATATAGAAACTCAGTTACAGACATGGTGCCACTTTTCTAACTCCAGGCTCTCACTATACTGTGCTAGTGAATTCCTATGTGCAGAAAAGCAAGCTGGAAACAACTTCCTCTGACAGTAGACTACAAAAGCGCAAAAATGAGTGAAAGGACTAGTATCTGACAGAGCTTCACACTCGTGTGGTGCTCACAGCGTGTGGCAATGACCTATTTAATAAGGAAGATCCTGTTTTGAGAGCTGGTATGTGAACGCTTTCTTAAAAGCACTCAACTTCGAGAAGAATGCATAAAAGCTATTTCTGTGTTAATTCAGGCACGTGGAACAACTTTCGCGGCCTTAGCAACGGAACGTTAAGCCCTCAGACGCGGAGGGTGCCCTCGGAACCGCCTGTCTGGGGACCGATGGCGGTGTAGGTGCGAGGCACAGCCCGCCTCTTCCCCTGGCTCGCCGCCGGCCGCTGCTCCTGCCGCGGGCGCTGGGGTGGGCGTGGGGCCGGGGAGCGGCCCCGGCAGGGAGCGGCCCCGCTCaggcggcccggcccggcccgcgggGCCTCgcagcgggcgggcgggcggcggccctCAGCTGGGCGCAGGCGCGGAGCGGGCCGGCGGCGCCGCGCTGTGGACAGGCCCGCGCGGGGAGCGCTGCCGCGGGGGCACCGGCAGGGCCGGGTCGGGCCGAGGCAAGGCAGCGGCGGCGCTCGGGGCCgcgcggcggcgggcagcgggagCGGAGGGCGGGCGCAGGCCGCCGTGCGGTGCCGGTCGGCGACGGGGGCGGGCCTGACCTTGCCCGCGGGCGGCCGCCGGGGCGGGCACAGGGGTTCgcggggggcaccgggctgCAGAGACGGGTATCGCCCGCGAGGAGACGGAGTCCCCCTCTGGCCTACGGGAGTTACTTCGCTGTGAGCCCTGCTGGAGGCTGCGGGCTTATAGTTAGGCTGTTGCTTAAatcgttttttgttttttttttttggatgttttaTAAGTAATCTGTGATGCAGCGATATACCTGTATTTGTACTGTAGTAAATAATCATTGTGGTTTTGTTCTAcagatgtttgctttttgttttcttcagaaacttgCTCTAGAAAGGCCCGGTGTGCAGAGGCCATGGGTTTGTCTGCATCgaccccagctgctgcaggccaGCCGCCCGCTGACCCATCCAAGCAGCATCAGGCAGCATCGCCACCTGCGGAGTGCCCTATgcaccaggagaaaaagagcGGTAATTGTGCCTGAAGCTTAAGTGGAACTAACTCCTCACACTGAACACTGacaaatatttctcagaaagGAAGATGACTCTACAACAAAAACTTGAGTTTTTCCCCTACCTTGCAAGTAGTTTGCAAGTAACCATtcataaaaaaaagtcaggtgTTCACCAGAAGAGGTGCCTGCTGTAGAACCTGCGGGTTGCTCCTGCTTGCCATGCTTCAGAGGGGGCAGACCCACCAGGAAAATGCCCAGGTCACTGTGGGTGGTTGCTGGGAGCAGGTGGTTGTCGCTGAAGAACATGCATCTGGGAAAGGGCAGCAGAAGGGTGAGATAAGATAAATGTCAGTATAAGGAGAAATCAGCTGTTTGTTGACAAAATGAACACGCGTTGTGTTAACGTTGCCATGGAAATTCTGGCTACAAACAGCTCAGTGTAGGGACCAGCGTGGAGCAGGATATAAGCATTCAAGGACTGTGTAAGAAGCTTAGATCTTAACATGGTGTTGggttttaaaataggaaaagttGGAAACTGTAAtaaagttcaaaagaaaaagtgaaataccAGTTTAATATTTACATTAGCATTCAATGAACTGTTTCCCGTGTCCTGTCATGTCTTAGAGACTTCATTTTGTAGCAAaacataaactgtttttttcctgtctttcaggTTGTCCAATGCACATGAAGACTCCTGAGCATAGGACTGAGAACACAAATAATGTTCCTGCACATCAAGAAAGAGCGTATGAATACGTAGCATGTCCGGTGAAGTCTGGTGCATCTCAAGGGAATGATGACATAGATCCTAGCAATATGGTAACTTTCACTTAGTTCAcatgttttcttcagtcttgtTTCTCCTGAAATATTATcccaaaaatgtaaaaagtgtTGCTGCGAAGATGGAAACTGgcaattaatgttattttttcatttttaatttgctttttctgattGTATATccaaatatttgagaaaaacatGTTAGATCTTATTTAACATTCTCTTTTTCAAAGTTATGTCTGTTTGATAAAAGGTGTTTTTCCACTTTGTAAGTATTTTATGCCGCATATTTCTATTTGTTAGTTGCGTGCGTGGTTTTTATGTTACATTAGTGGTTTCCAGGTTCTGTGTAATAGTGGTATGCATAAGTTCTGATTTAGGTCTCTCTGAGATTTCCTCTGATTTACAAAAACGCACTGCTGATTTGAAAGATGAAGTTTAGACAAATGGTGTCCTTTAGTCTTCAGTTGACACAATTGTGCAGAGTTCtgcaaaaaaaagagaggtaaCTTCAGTGGACTTACAAAGGCTGAACTTCTTGATCTTTGTAGCAACTGATTAGTTATGCTTAATTTTTTctcaaacacttaaaaaaacacacccttTTTCTAGTTCATTGTTGTTCCTGCTCAGATGATTCTCCTTGTTTTCTAGATGCCTCCTCCTAATCAGCTGCCATCCCCAGGTCAACCATTTCCATTGTCAACTGTTAGAGAAGAATCTTCCATTCCTAGAGCACATTCTGACAAGAAATGGGTCTATCCTTCAGAGCAAATGTTTTGGAATGCCATGCTAAGAAAAGGGTAAATACACAGAATTACCAGATGAAATCTGTGTGAGCCTGTAATCCTGAGATTTATGAAACAGTATCATTAGTTGTTATTCATCAATAATATTTAAGAGTTTGTGGCAGCATATTCCAAGCAGCAAACAATTAACTtgaatttctaaaaataaccatttttataaacagctttaaaataaagggtGAGCTGGTCTCAAAGACCACACCCTCTTCTGTGATCTGCAAGATGGTAGAGAATGTCAGGCAACTGCCACTATGTCAGAAAACGTTCTTAAAAGTCATGCATAGGTTTGGAAAAAACCTTGTATGACTGCctgctttcaaatgcatttgGTTTCAGGCTAATCCTATAAACTGAGGAAAAGTTCTATGAATCCAAGAACTTTTATTTTGACTATGTAAAATTgctaaaaaattgaaaataaaaattgactgGTAGATGTTTTCTGTCTATACAAAACTTCAGTGTAGGCAAGATCTAACGGGTCATTGCATTGTTTGTACATTCTGATAACTTTCTGATCCAGAAAAGCTGTTAACTTAATCTGTTGACTACAATTTGTGTATCTCTGTGATGATAACATTGACAACTATgcatttacacagaaaatgaagtggtTCTCAAGATGCTTAAGCAGATGAGCCAGCAGTTACCGTTCTAGCTCTGTCTTTGCATAAACCCTTAAATCTCTTGATTCAAAAGCCCATCAGATAAAATGAGGAAAGTGGAGGAATTACTCAGttgtaaattgttttcaaattcttatttttaggTGGAGGTGGAAAGATGATGACATAACAAGTGAAGACATGACTAACATCATTAAGATTCACAATCAAAATAACGAGCAAGCTTGGAAGGAGATTTTGAAGTGGGAAGCTCTTCATGCAGTGTACGTAcatatgaaatgaaaagcaagtccttTGGTTTAGCTCATGCTTTTGTACTCCTTGGAAGTAGGATGTCTTTCTAGTTTTTGCGAATATATTCTGGTGctgatacatttaaaaaatcacgATCTTGTAGGATCCCCCATTTTTATTGCCGGGTAGGAAGATTATTCAGAAGAGCTTGACTAGAACTAAATAATTATGGTGGCAAAACTGATCAGCCTTTTGGTGGTGTGTATGTAATGTAGATTTGGAGAAGTAAAGCTTCTTACTGCATATGTTTATTTGGGGACGACTTAGTTTCCCTCTTTGTTATGAAAAAGATGAGGAatgtaaatgttgttttataCTGGTCACTTTTAAACTACGTCACTTTCTAGGTCAGTATAGTCCCTGGTCCTAGAAGACACAGACTAATTAAATGTGATGTATgtagaaattgttttctgaaattctatGACCTTTGTTCCAGCGTGGTTTGgattatgtttttttgttctttaatcaTTTTCTATTCTCTAATCCATTAAATTTGTGGATTAGATTTGTGGATAACTACTCTGTTGATGAGTTAGAACAGTTGTGTGGAGCATATCAAAAGTACTTTATCACTAAATGCTGTCAAAAACTGGGGGACTTTtcaaaccttaaaaaaatagcTGGCTTAGATCACTGTGATTAATTTTTTACTGTTGCTATTTCTCctattccatttttcttttactaaaataaattactgtcgtggtttaaacacttaaaataagaccttgttttttaaaagtaaaaaccaTTTTCTCTGTTCTAATTGGGTTTGTAGGGAATGTCCATGTGGACCATCACTGATGCGGTTTGGAGGCAAAGCGAAGGAGTACTCACCAAGAGCCAGAATACGTTCATGGATGGGGTACGTGGGCATGAAAGTAGGACTTCTGGTGAGGTGGGAGAGTAGAGAGACATGTCTGAAAACATAGTGTAGAAGTAACTTAAAGATGTTATGCAAATGAAATTGCAAGTTATAATTACCAGAAGATTTATGTAGTAGTGGGGGATCTTATACCAGCATCTGGATAAATAAATTCTCTTAAATACAACTTCTACTCCCTTTCCCAGTTTCATACTATCTACCCATTAAACTGTCTGCACTGTCTATTATCTGTCTTCCAGATATGAACTTCCCTTTGACAGACATGATTGGATTGTTGACCGATGTGGAAAAGAAGTGCGATATGTTATTGATTACTATGATGGTGGAGCAGTAGATAAAAACTACCAGTTCACTATCCTGGATGTTCGGCCTGCATTTGATTCTCTCTCAGCTGTATGGGACAGAATGAAGGTAGCTTGGTGGAGGTGGACGTCATAACTACTACACTACTCCTGTTGTGTGTAATCAAAAAGGAAACCACTGTCTTCTTAGACTGCGGATAAGTGGACAGTAGGACTTGAAATAGAAGTTGACTGCAACTGTGATTTTCATCATCACCACTGTTCTTTGGGGGGGATGTGATGGGTAACGGGGGTATGGGGAAATGCCTTGTTAAGTACACCAGTGGTCTATGATACATAttgaattaaataataaagttACAGTAGCAAAAACATGtatcttaattttcttaagagttgggatttatttttttttgtcacagatACTGTGtaagctttctttctttaatttcatgTCTCCAGTGCTGCGCCAAATACATCAGGTTTCTGGTTCTTCTGACTGGAGTTTTGAGGATTACttgaaaaatagtgaaaactGGAAATTTCATGAATGGTTTCACATAGTTACACTATTTACATACTCAGATGCTAAAGCATAAAAAATTTGGTCTGTTACAAACTGCATAGTTTATTAACTATAGAAAACCACATAATTGTTTTTACATGAGCACTTTACCTGTTCAAACACgttttctcagaaaatttcAGTCAGATCTAGTCTGTTAAAGGAAATACAGTAtgagtatttttaaaggtatgTTAAGTTGAAAACGTGGAGAATATACTTATGCTTTAATTTGCAATTTATCTTGAACAGAAGAACAGGTGATTTAGAGGCAGGAAATTAGTATAtcagttgcttttaaaacaatctAAAAGGAGATAGGGTGGATCTTTAATGGATATTTATTTGAGTATTTAAagggtttgttttctgatgtaagaaaattgtattattttagtGTGCTtaagtatttttgtctttattatgTCTTGTAATGTGTTCAAGACAAGCTGTATTTAAAGAATGTTTCATGTATTGCATCTGGATTTTGCATCTTAGTTTCATCAACTACAGAGTAGTGGtttttgtatatataatacAGAGTCGCACAAGGGTGTATGACTGTGTAGTCATGTTTCTGCATGGTGATTATAGTGAGGCATATTACAGATGTGTAGATAATTTGGCTAAAAGAATATCCGAAGTGCCAAGAAATAAGCGTGATTTGAGTGCTTTCTAAGACTTATGCACGTTAATGCTGTGGGGCTTAAATATTTGAGTGATGTTTGTGCTTAATAAGGGAAACTAACATTTTTTAAGTCTTCCAGTGTAATAGCTTTATTCCTCCCTTTCAGCATACCCTACTGTTGAGAATGAGACCTCCCTGCGAAACACTTGGGAATAGAAGGAATAACCAAGTATTATGTTGTAGCTTCTCAAGTCAGAGTTTCTTCATGAAACTTCAAAACTTTTAACTGGGAACCAGCTGTACaataattttctgaaagtaGCTATTTTTAACTGACAATAGaggcctttttttccccccccccccctcctcctgaCAGGAAAACACCTTAGTACTTCAGTGAAGTAGCTCTTCCCATTTAGGAAAATTATTCAGGGAAGCCACCATACTTTGTGGTACCAACAAAGACAAATGGCTCTTACTTCAGAGGCAACTGTCTTGCAAGGTAGAAATAAATCTTAACCAGAAgtcaaaaatactaaaaaaaattaaccctCATTCTTATCCCTTTCCACTTTTCCAcattccttttccctctttttcagtgaaccatatatatataaatcaaaaatagtttggagaaaaaaaaaagtaaccttcAATCTGAGTAGGCAATATATATACTAGATACGAGGAATGTGTGAGCTTGTATGAAGCATTGTATCTGATAAAAGAGATGTTCCTCTCAGTTCTAACAGAACAGACTGAGGGCCacagctttttgatttttttttgattgattgtttgttttatgtatgCATTTGGTAACAATATATATGGAATTCTGATTCTGTATTTCTCacaaataaatatggaaaaggTACAACAGTGGAGGGAGTGCTTCAGAAGCTTCAAACTAACCTTTACTGTTGATTTCGGAAGCTTGACATTAAGTGTGTTAACAAAGACTGTAATTGCTGCTAAATCTGATAAAAGATATCTCATGCCACTTCATGAGTTTACTATCTTATGTTATGTTCCCTATTTCCTAGATTCAAAATCGTTCTGTTCTGTGAATTCGTTCTGTTCTGGAATTCATTCAACTATTaataaaatgcagttctttGTCATtcaaacaaaaaggagaatCAAATAAATATAGTTTTCTTAATGTTGGTATTTGGTATATATTTCTAGCTTTAAGAATTATTAATATAAGCTCTTTTATGTATTACATGTGAATTTTTATAGTCTGTTACAACACATCTTTGAATATGTACTGCTCATACACTTAcgagaagacagaaaaaaaaaaggactaattCAAGTAATAGCCAACCAAACCAGCAGATTTCAGAATAAGAGCATATGACAATTATTTTCATCCTGAGTCCATCTAACTTCAGAAGAGAGGaattcaagttttttttctttttttttttttttttaaataatcattagagtataaattaaatactttctACAAGACTTTTCTAAGACTTAATGAAATAAACAtgcaatttttcccttttaggtTTGGGTTACTTTCTGCATGATGTTGGCAATTCACTATTTCTAAGATAGGTGTCAGTGTGATTAGAATTCAAATATAAAACTTAGAAAACAGTGATTTAAACTGTAAATTTTTACCCTTCAGGGGGATGGTTTCACTGTAAAACTATTATCTAGGGTTGCTGAAAGGTAATGTGCAtgcgcgtgtgtgtgtgcaagtaaaaatacatatatctATATCCCTCCTATGTAAGTATAGAAAGGCATGTAGcattgatgaaaaaaataatatgaaaaatgatgaaaaaaaaggtgaagtaTCCTGATCAGGCCCTTTCAGGGCATTTTTGAGCACTGTCAAGCTCCCAATCGCAGTTAGGCTGAAAGAGAAGTTCAGAACCTGACTACTTTTAAACAAACTTAGCAGGCAACTTCAGCATGCATTTTTACTCTCAGTGGAAGAAAACGCATTCTATTTATTACACTGTCTTAACTTTGTTCAAGGTAAATTACAGGCAAAGATCTATACGCAGTGAGTCAAGTAAGCATTGATTCTTTTGGCATTGTCAGTAAGAATCTATGGTCATACTAGATACGTCATTTTGTAAAAAGCATCCTTTCCTATTTGTGTTAGATGATGAATCACTTTTATGTGcatcttcaagaaaaaatggCTTGTCAAGCTCCTAGAGAAAGAATCTGAAATTCTTTTATGAATGTGACAGTTGCTTCTATTTAGTCTTAATACTTGTATGTCAAATTGTGCAGAAACTTGTGGGTAGAGTACTAGTCTTGACTCCAAACCTAGATGTGTGGCCTTGAACACATGTGAAAGGATATGTTATTTACCCTCCTGAACAGTCCTGCTGATTCTATTCAGGGCTACTCACAAGACATGACTGCATCTTTGCAGCATACATACGTATGTTTATGACTGGACTCTGaattaattcaattttcaaAGGATAATATCAAAGTATTGGAAGCGTTGGTACTGTTTTTAGGCCTCgttgaaaaatttaaaataatacactGTTTCCTCTGTTGAGGAAACTCTGCTGAGGAAACTCCATTGCAGTTTGGACCATAACCTGTCTTAGAAAATAGAAACTgtcacatttgttttcagtgtagttagtaaaaagaaaatcaaggacTAAgtcatgatttttgttttccagtgtgtTGCCAATTCTGTGGTAACTACATCAAATTTTAGCAGTTTTTCTTacatgctgctgctcttgccTTCAGCTTCTGAAGACCACAACCCCATAAACCTTCTGTATAGAGATAGCTAAAGCTTTAATTGATCATTAATAGACTTTCAAAATGAGTTTCTATCTGACAAAAGATTAAGTGTCTTAGGGAATTGACTTGAAGCAGTATGATTAATAGAGGATAAATGCAAGGGCCTTCAAAAAACACTGCTAGACCACAAATCcttgaaaaatttccttctaaaatactttaaaggaaaagcaatatatatatatttgtctctCAAATTGGAGAAGCCTTTTTAAAGATATCAATGAGAATTTATTAACtctaattttcaaaaagtaaagagcaaaatgtcatgaaaatgctgaattttacttcagaagaaatgattcattttttggcagttttatttgcaaagtaaattttaagttacatgaatttatttcaaacaaacaaacaaaaacaaaccacaaaacaaaacaaaaaaacacctgctttgggtgaaaaaacaaacaaacaaaaacttttctacTCATCATAATTGAGAATACTGAGGAACAACATCGCTTCATGTTTTATCACAACTAGAGGGGTTGCTTCTCCTTCTGCCTTCTTTCAACTTTCACCTTTTAGGTCATTTTGAGTGatttttgcaagtttttatGTTGCTTTCTATTGGCAATTTTTGTACAAGCCATTTTTGGGAAAACTGGCACCATTGAGACAACACTTACTGATGTTACTAGGGAAATAATGGCTTAGTTTCTTAGGTATCTGAAAAATCAGTGCTATTTAACTTAGTTAAGAACAGTTCTAGATGGTAAAAGTAACATTGTCTGCATTAGAACTATTAACGTTGGCGTAGCAGAAGATAGTAGTGGCAGCTGTCTTATAGC
This Cygnus olor isolate bCygOlo1 chromosome 8, bCygOlo1.pri.v2, whole genome shotgun sequence DNA region includes the following protein-coding sequences:
- the LOC121074167 gene encoding holocytochrome c-type synthase isoform X1, which translates into the protein MGLSASTPAAAGQPPADPSKQHQAASPPAECPMHQEKKSGCPMHMKTPEHRTENTNNVPAHQERAYEYVACPVKSGASQGNDDIDPSNMMPPPNQLPSPGQPFPLSTVREESSIPRAHSDKKWVYPSEQMFWNAMLRKGWRWKDDDITSEDMTNIIKIHNQNNEQAWKEILKWEALHAVECPCGPSLMRFGGKAKEYSPRARIRSWMGYELPFDRHDWIVDRCGKEVRYVIDYYDGGAVDKNYQFTILDVRPAFDSLSAVWDRMKVAWWRWTS
- the LOC121074167 gene encoding holocytochrome c-type synthase isoform X2 yields the protein MLQRGQTHQENAQVTVGGCWEQVVVAEEHASGKGQQKGCPMHMKTPEHRTENTNNVPAHQERAYEYVACPVKSGASQGNDDIDPSNMMPPPNQLPSPGQPFPLSTVREESSIPRAHSDKKWVYPSEQMFWNAMLRKGWRWKDDDITSEDMTNIIKIHNQNNEQAWKEILKWEALHAVECPCGPSLMRFGGKAKEYSPRARIRSWMGYELPFDRHDWIVDRCGKEVRYVIDYYDGGAVDKNYQFTILDVRPAFDSLSAVWDRMKVAWWRWTS